A single window of Nicotiana sylvestris chromosome 3, ASM39365v2, whole genome shotgun sequence DNA harbors:
- the LOC138888036 gene encoding uncharacterized protein produces MSYLKKRFQVVLPFVVDLKDSIGSLKKEKDALAEKIANVEHERDDLVVVVVDLKETIECAKKKKEVLIERVAKIDHERDNLLVVVVDLKEIIKELKMESMSGNTQKGKEVASERVMKGSNQQWYIDSSCSKHMIGSTNDFLSLKALQGGSVSFGNGKKGYILGVRRIRKSLSHSSENIYYVNGLKYNFLSISQICDKGNKVKFVSEICIVTNLITGEVVLVAKKYKNIYVTDFESLQNGDLSCLSVAADYAEL; encoded by the exons ATGTCTTACCTGAAAAAAAGATTCCAGGTTGTTCTCCCTTTCGTGGTTGATTTAAAGGATTCAATTGGGAGTCTAAAGAAAGAAAAGGATGCCTTAGCAGAAAAAATTGCAAATGTAGAACACGAGAGAGATGATCTGGTGGTTGTTGTAGTTGATCTAAAAGAGACCATTGAGTGTgctaaaaagaagaaagaagttttAATTGAGAGAGTTGCTAAAATTGATCATGAGAGAGATAACCTATTAGTGGTGGTGGTAGACCTAAAGGAAATAATTAAAGAACTTAAAATGGAGAGTATGTCTGGGAACACTCAAAAGggaaaggaagttgcaagtgAG AGAGTAATGAAAGGGAGCAACCAACAATGGTACATAGATAGCAGCTGCTCAAAGCACATGATTGGAAGTACGAATGATTTCCTTTCGCTGAAAGCCCTGCAGGGAGGGAGTGTATCTTTTGGAAATGGTAAGAAGGGATACATTTTGGGAGTTCGAAGGATTAGGAAGTCTCTCTCTCACTCAAGTGAAAATATATATTACGTGAACGGGTTGAAGTACAACTTTCTGAGTATTTCCCAAATCTGTGACAAGGGAAACAAAGTGAAATTTGTGTCAGAGATATGCATAGTCACAAATCTCATAACTGGTGAGGTGGTTCTAGTggcgaaaaaatacaaaaatatctacGTTACTGACTTTGAGTCCTTACAAAATGGTGATCTCAGCTGTCTGAGTGTTGCTGCTGATTATGCTGAACTATAG